In one window of Bradyrhizobium diazoefficiens DNA:
- a CDS encoding cytochrome ubiquinol oxidase subunit I yields the protein MMWTALLLSRVQFAFTVSFHIIFPSFTIGVAAWLTMLEAFHLISGKPVYRRLFDFWLKIFGVTFGLGVVSGIVLAFEFGMNWSRLSEVTGPIQGPLLTYESFTAFALEASFFGVLLFGRSRVTPAVYLLSTMMVALGTTFSAFWIMVNNSWMQAPVGYAVENGIFVPTNWKAIIFSPVVWVRFPHMLVAAYLTGAFCVAATGAWYMLRGIYAAEARVMLRMGLFLAALLIPVQLFVGHLNGDYVHDRQPAKFAAIEGRWHDEQPASEVLIAIPDESTETNRIELKIPYLGSLIASMRLDSKEVGLTSFAPQDRPPVAIPFFAFRIMVGCGLLMMALAWLGSLYLLFERKPGQRLLLWATFLSFPLPFVATLTGWFTAEVGRQPWSVYGALRTADAVTPTLSVQAVTVSLIIFAVVYVVIFSFGTLYVYRLLKAGPVESKPILPLNPKRPLGVIGGDNPVAKTTQEGALL from the coding sequence ATGATGTGGACCGCGCTTCTGTTATCTCGCGTGCAGTTCGCCTTCACGGTGTCGTTTCACATCATATTTCCATCGTTCACAATCGGGGTTGCCGCCTGGCTCACGATGCTTGAGGCGTTTCACCTGATCAGCGGCAAGCCCGTGTATCGGCGCCTGTTCGATTTTTGGCTCAAGATATTCGGCGTGACGTTCGGATTGGGGGTCGTCTCGGGGATCGTGCTGGCGTTCGAGTTCGGCATGAACTGGAGCCGGCTGTCGGAGGTGACCGGGCCGATCCAGGGACCTCTGCTGACCTATGAAAGCTTCACCGCGTTTGCGCTGGAAGCGTCATTCTTCGGCGTCCTGCTGTTCGGAAGGAGCAGGGTGACGCCGGCGGTCTATCTGCTTTCCACCATGATGGTCGCGCTTGGGACGACGTTCAGCGCGTTCTGGATCATGGTGAACAACAGCTGGATGCAGGCGCCAGTCGGTTATGCCGTCGAGAACGGCATCTTCGTCCCGACTAATTGGAAAGCCATCATCTTCAGCCCGGTGGTGTGGGTCCGATTTCCGCACATGTTGGTCGCCGCCTATCTGACCGGGGCGTTTTGCGTGGCTGCGACCGGAGCCTGGTACATGTTGCGCGGCATCTATGCGGCGGAAGCTCGCGTGATGCTACGGATGGGTTTGTTCCTGGCCGCGCTCCTGATCCCGGTTCAGCTGTTTGTCGGACATTTGAATGGCGACTACGTCCACGATCGACAGCCCGCCAAGTTTGCGGCGATCGAGGGCCGCTGGCATGATGAGCAGCCGGCGAGCGAGGTGCTGATCGCAATCCCCGACGAGTCCACTGAGACCAATCGTATCGAGCTCAAGATTCCCTATCTTGGCAGCCTGATCGCATCGATGCGTCTCGACTCGAAAGAGGTCGGCCTGACGAGCTTTGCCCCGCAGGACCGCCCGCCCGTCGCGATTCCGTTCTTCGCCTTCAGGATCATGGTCGGATGCGGCCTGTTGATGATGGCACTGGCCTGGCTCGGCTCGCTCTACCTCCTGTTCGAGCGCAAGCCCGGGCAGCGGCTGCTGCTGTGGGCGACCTTTCTGAGCTTCCCGCTTCCGTTCGTCGCGACATTGACGGGCTGGTTCACCGCTGAGGTCGGTCGCCAGCCGTGGAGCGTGTACGGCGCGCTGCGTACGGCCGACGCCGTCACCCCAACGCTGAGCGTTCAGGCGGTGACCGTATCCCTGATCATCTTCGCGGTGGTCTACGTCGTCATATTCAGTTTTGGAACGCTCTACGTGTATCGCCTCCTGAAGGCCGGCCCCGTCGAGTCCAAGCCGATCCTCCCGCTCAATCCAAAACGTCCGCTCGGGGTCATCGGTGGCGACAATCCAGTCGCGAAGACTACCCAGGAAGGAGCCTTGCTATGA